Genomic segment of Melospiza georgiana isolate bMelGeo1 chromosome 12, bMelGeo1.pri, whole genome shotgun sequence:
GGATTTATAATGCATCCCAGGAGGATGaaagagctgtgcagctctggctTTCATTACCCTTTGGCCCCTCTGCTCAGGCTGTGGCCATGGGGAACCAGGGAGGGAAAGCTATTCTAGGAGACAGCTTGGAGATTAAATGTCTCTATTTTGTCACACAGAAAGCTGCAGAGACAGCGAATTAATAGGTCTTTCCAAAACGCCTGTGCAGGACCTACTTTTCAGAGGGGAAGTTTATTTCCAGTGCCCCAAACACGGGCCATGAACAACAACCTAGGAAATTCCACAAACCCAGAGGCCAGAGTGGAGCTGCGGGTGAGGTCCACCCCATGaaggtgcctccagcccttgctggggcacagggacatcgGCACATGAAATACAGCTGCACACAACTGCCCAAGCTGCTCAGAGGTGCAAACTGCATCTCATGTGCTggtgacaccctggggacagctgcaGTCTGTTGGAACTCAATACATCCCTTTGGATACCCAGAGTTGCTAAGAACCttgtcagagggctcagagaccctggcacacagcccagagcacctggggatttgattttgacccttGGAGCAAGTTGCCAACtttgaggacctgaaagtcacagaggtttgaatggtgtaataacaaaattatCACAGGGTAGATGCACACAGATACATCtagaaaatgtagattttaggatttttggtatgggggttatggggacaagatggaggaacttgggcatgtccagcctttcttcttcttcttcttctccattttctggAGTGAggttggcactttgggattggtttagagtagaagggcactgtctaacacaggtgatgggtattgggaattaagtgtaaatatgttatatgtagtttgtagtataaaaggacaacaccaTCTCAGGGGcggtcagagtgcctgtggctgccctgctgagcagacctcagctgggcagagagaaaattttatagataagaattaataaacaacctcaagatggaaaagtgaagagtccagactcgttcttcagctACAGAGCCGAAGCAGaaacatcctgcacatctcagggcagcaattaGCAACAGCAACCCGAGAGCAGTGCATCCCAGACTGGCATCTGTCACAAAACATCCCCACTCTGTCAGCCCAGGAGGGTGAGGAAATGCAGGCTGGGAGGTGTGGCAGTGAGAGGGATCCATGTGCTTTGGGTTCTCACTCAGCCCTGGCTCCTCCTGCCTCATTTCTGTGTCTGTAAATTTGTGCTTCACACATTCATAAATCAGCAAAAATCATTTTTGCCCACAACACTGCAGGGTTGGGGCTGTGCTTATTCTTGCAGTTCCAAACTACTCAGGGGGGTCAGGACCTGTAAactcagcacagcccttcccaaACCGCCGACCGGCAGGCACAGGGACAAAAATGCACCAAAACCTGCACGGCCAAAGAGCAACGCTTGGGGTCTGTCCTGAGGGCTGGAAGGGGACAGGTGTCCGTGCTCTGGACAGGATGCATATAACAGGGTCTCCTCCCCCTGCAGGGTCGAAGGATGTGGTGTTAAGGTCACGGTCTGTAAGGACTGGAAGGGACAGAAGTAGGCTACTGCGGTAATTAGGACTGATCGGGCAAATAGGGGGGTTAGGAACCCTCACCAGGAggcacaaaacaaacaaaaaaccccaaattttgaACTTCCCTAGAAAACGAGAGGAACCCTAAGCTGCTCTCCAGGGTGGTGTCTCACTCCTCAACCAGCGGCAGCGCAGCCTTGCGAGCACGAAAGGGTTAAACGGAGAGAGAAAGAGTTAAAGCGATAGAGAAGGAGTTAAACCGAGCGAGAAAGAGTTAAAGCGAGCCTCGCACAAACTTTGCAGCGAGCTGAGCTCAGAGCGTCCCTCCCTTCGCTCGGAGCCGGAGCTCGGCTCAtcccctcctggtgctgccgAGGGAGGGAGAAAGGCAGGGAGGCTCTGCCCGCATCCatcccacagagcagctcagccagagcagctccctggcccttgccctgcccctgcagggacccAGGGGTGCCCTCCATCATCAGCTGTGCCCTCCTTCATCAGCGGTGCCCTCCATCAGCAGAACCACCCTGCCCTGGTGGCATCCCAGGGTCGGGATttcagtgccatccctgcctcGGAGATccacagcagaggaggaaagTGCACTGGGGTGGAGGGCACTGTGCTGgctccaggacagcagagccTTCTGCACAGACCCCACCGAGGAGATGCTCCCGGGGACACCAACAGCAGCGAGCTCATGGTGTGGAGCAGGGGCTCTGGAacctcatcccagccctgctgccagctctgaaaGGTAATTGTGCTTTATTCTCTTCTCTCCCTGTGCACCAGCACGGCCAGCACCCTCACAGGTGTTCAGCATGAGAACAAAATATCTCCTCTGCCACTAAAAGAGGAGACACAATCACCCCCCTACCTCTCTTCTCTCCCCGAGGGAGAAAATGCAAGCCATGGATGGAATTGATaattttgatggtttttttgtgtttatcaGTGCTGATATTTTTCTGTAAAGGTGACCTGAACAGAGCACACCTGGTGCTGTGTGTTCaaccccaaaccatcctggTGCTGTGTGTTCTGTTCAACCCCAAACCACCCTGTACTCGCCAGCCAGCTGGGTGCACTTGAAGAAGCTACACAGGGAATTGCTCTATTTTGTCCCACTCACCTGTTTGTAAGTTTGGGGACTGTCCTGAGGGCTGGAAGGGAGGAGAGGCCAAGGGGAGCTCAGCGAAGTTGCCTGCACTTCCAGAGGTGCTGTGCTGGCAAGTGGTGCTCACACTGAGCACGGGAGTAGAAGGAAGCAGGTGGgcaagacaaaaatatttactgcaGCTGCAGGGTCAATTTGTACTGCCTGTGTGCAGTGTTTGGGGAAAATCTTTCTTTCTGCTCCCCTGTGACCTCCaaaggtgcagagcagagcaatgCAGGTTTCATAAACGCTCCCCAGAGCTGAAGCTCCCCAcaccctgagagctgcagtgggAGGCTGCTAATGTCAGTGCCCATGAAGTTTTGGCTGATGAATTTCCTGGCTCAGAGACAcactgtggggaaaaaacccttctCCTGTTGTGTATGAAGGCTTCTATTTTCATTGcagatttttattaaatgaaatgtgttgggtttgggtttttttaattcctgattaaaaaaagccacaaactGATAAAAAAACCTCCAAGTGTCTGCTTGGAATCAGTCTGCACCCACTGAGCACCAGTGATCAGTCAGAATTGGAGCATTGTTCAGCCAGAGAATGACTGAATCTTGGAAAATGAGATCACAGGGAATGCTCCTGTGTCCATGAATTTGAGGGCTCCTCATGGTCACCAGTGAGATTCTGCCTCCTCTAATCTGAGTCACACACAGCTTTACACACAGAATTATTGTCTACCACTTGTTTTCACATCATGTTGGTCTCTACAGTCATTCAGCTTCTCTtccttagagggaagtgtaCAAAATCTGAATCTAATGGTATCCAAAGAGATGTGCTCAATGGGATAATTGGTAgattgaaaagcaaaaaatcttTGGGGTTGCCTGGAGCTATTGAATTATTTCTGGCTCATTTCTGGAGAAGATGCAGTTAATGTTGCAGCTTTCAATAGTCTGAATAGTTGATTGCTCCTGACAAATCTATAGTTGAGCCTAAAACCCCCCAAACAGTGTCAGCTCCCCATTCCTGATACTTCTTACTATTAATCTGATCCTTTTTTCAATAAATACCCAACTGAGCTTTACTAATCCAGCATCTTGGTTTGTAGTTAATTACTGAACTTCAGACTAATGTCCTTAGCATTCCGCAGTCTAATTTTATGAAGGATATAAAGCAATTAGGCTGTCTGCTCGTTAAGGAGAGAAACCAGCTCTGGCTTTTTctctcagcagcagagcagatggGATGGGCAAAGACATGGCTCTGTGCTTTAACTCACACAAGTGTCAGATTCCAGGCTGGTTGCACTTCATTATCAGCAGAGAAATCACATTGTAAGAACAGAATTTAATACAGTTACCTTCACACCCTCTATTCCCCACCTGCTGTGTAACACGAGAATATTCTTCACGGGAGAAGAATTTCCATTTATAGATTCCAAGTGTGAAAATCACAGTTATTGCCCTGTAATTGAGAGCAGaacagcctggctgccctgcccaTACCTCTGCATCAGCACCAAGCCCTCTGCCAGAGTAACTACAGgttaatacagaaaataaatacagaaaatacagcTCCAGAAGGGCTGGGTCAGCCCCTGCAAGAACATTGAGCTCAAATGCTTTGGTActgaaggaggagctgggaggcaAAGTGTACCCAAGCCCCCATGTCCCTtctccaaaacacagcaaatcAGATATTTCCTCATCCCATGAGCCAAAGCAGGTCTTTCTTGCTTGTAGTGAAAGTTTGAGTCCCTGGAAAGTCAAAATGTTTTGCAGCAATTTGTCATTTAGGTGAAATGTGTCAGAGCTTTTATCATATTGACCTCTTGTTTCATTTATTCTGATAATCATAGTATATTACCATGTTAATATTACTCTATTTGCCATGTTAATATTACTCTATTTACACCTTGTGTAGGTTTATAGGCAGTGGACATTATAAATTATTGCATCAGTTTGTTCAGTGCTTCCATTTTTGTTTCAGCTAAAACCAAAATTTTGGTCTTATCAGAGCAGACATAATGCTTTTGAATGCACCATTTACAGtgaaatttcagaattttcatttctgtttccaGCTGGAAGAACTGAAACagcaaaaatgttaaaattccCCCAATTTCTAGTAAATCGTACTGCCAGGAGAGGGAAGTGTCACATCCTGCAGCAGGGGGACAGGTAGGGCTCTGGACAGCTGCCAGGTGCATCCAGCCACAGAAAAAGAGGGTGCTGAGACACAATAAATGAGACACGTGGTGAAAAACACTGATTGGATTCATATCTCCCCTTCCTCTCTGACATCTGATTGCACAGCTTATGCAATAATGTATTACCCTTATATGTATTACCCTTAATAATGTGTTACCAGAGAGGACATCAACCATTAGATTTGCACTGTGTTTTTCTAAAGTTAAATACTCAGTGCTTCTCCTCATCTCAGAGTGCCTCCCAGGAGCATTACAGGGGTTTTCTTATCTGTTTGCTCTAAAGATACCACATCCAGGCTAGGCTATTTTGCTACCTGGTGTCATTTATCTCTCTCAcgcttttttccctttagaaaTCTGACTTTTTGACCGTTCCTAATGAGAAACTCGGAACTCCAGACTCCTTAAGCCCTGAATTAGGAGAGAAGAGATCCTCCCAGACGTTTGGCAAAGCAAAAAACAACCTTCCCCAGCTCACCCAAGGATAAACCACctgctgtgggagagagaagcTGGCAGAAAGCTGATTGCTCAGTCTGTCTGGAAAAACAACACTTGCAAAGACCAAAGCTGTGCCAACCTTCGCAGCTCAGCTTGAGACAAGAACCAAAGCTTTTCACCATCCAGAGGAGGTGACCTACCAAGAGGAGGCCCAAAGTATTTATAGGATGGAATAAAAGCCAGAAGGAAGTGTAAAGCACAAGTGTGATGCTCGTTGTCATTATGACAGCGAGGTGCAAAATGGTCTGCACAGGCCTGTCCCTCAGTTGTGTGAGCAGCAGCCTCAACACcgaggggatggagcagctcctgctgaagccATCCTGCCATCTGTGCTGAGCTTCCTCTCCTGACCTCCTCTGTGAGCCTGGTGAGGGGAGACAGGAGATCTGAAggtaaatacagaaaatggaCCAAAGCTGACAGAGAGCAATGACTGAGATTTATTTCAAGTTCCGCGGGAACCTGACTGGCCGCGTCCACCTTCCAACCCTGGCTACTGAAGTAGACACAACAGCAGACAAATATTCTGGCCTCTATGTGTACGTGGGGCTGTTCCTAACCCTGCTGGCTCTCCTCCTGATCCTGCTCTTCTCCATGCTCCTGCGCCTCAAGCATGTCGTGTCCCCCATCACCTCCCCAGAGAGCACTGAGAACGTGCAGCACTTCACGGACGTGGAAATGCACAGCAGGATCCCCACCACGTAGGGATCCCACAGCAAAGAGGGCTCTGTGCTTGGGAAAGGTGTTTTTTGTTCAGCAAAGGTGGTGGACAgaagctctggctgcctgctgagCCCCACAAGTTCTTGCAAAGCCTCAGCAGCATCTGGAGGGTGTCGCTGGTACCACGGGCAGCATGTGTGCAGCAGCCTCCATAAAATGGACATCACAGAAACCTGCTGCTGTCAGGGAAGGCTCACACACCCCTAAAAACCTtgcagaaaatgggaaaagccACATTAATGACAGCCAAAAACCCAGAGAAACATAGCAGAATGTGTCCTGGAGCCTGTGTTTGCTGACCTCTCTCTCTGAACCAACAAAGCTGAAGTGGTGTAAGTGGGAAGAGcccacagggcacacacagaaaTTGTGGGTGGCTTGAAAATTCTCAGGCATTTCTCACATTCAAGAAGGAAAACATTAAATTGTTCTCTTTCACTTGAATGGCAATTAAACAATGGATCTTCACAAATATAGAAATCTTTCATCACCTGCTGGAACTACGTCTTTCTGACATTAGAACCCATTTAGCGAATAGTTGCACACCAGATATCATAAAGAGACAGAACTTTAAAGAGGAAAGAGAATAAAGCCAAAATTGAAGCaaggtttaaaacaaaaagaagcagcagcagcaggaaatgagatttaaaaaaattataagacACTCTACCTCTTCCTTAGTCCTTCTTTATATTAACTGAGCAGAATGCAAACATTTTATGCTCCCATGCTTTTAGGCTCCCCAGTATCACTCAGTCATTAAAATGCAGTGTAAGTTTTGGGAGCCCAATTGACATTGCTCTCCCAACAGACTCCACTTCATAATAACATCTTCTCTCATATCCATATTGGGTTTTCTTCCTCAAAAGACAGACGAGTTCTTCTAAAGATTTTTCGTTTGTTTTCCTCCGAAGAAAGCTGAGGAGATGCCCAGGCCTGGCACTGCAATAAGGAATAGTGGGAACAGCTTTGGACACAGACTAACAGGGAACATGCAGATGAAAAATAAACTCACTGAGCACTGAAAGATATGATTGGATTCAAATATCCTGATGGAATCTCACGAGggaaagaaatgtttatttGGATTTATGGAACAACAATCTGACCCAGTCCTATGAGTGACGTACAGAGGTAGTCTTTGCTGCTGTGGATGGAAAAGATGGAACCAAATATGGCAAAGCACTCCTGGGACAGCCACTGCCTCTCACAGAAAAACCTTCAGTGAATTGTTTCAGCCACATCTCTAAAGGGCAGGTATTTCACACAGCTTGTCCACTTTATTACAGTCTAACTCTAGCTCAGCAATAAAATCCCCTGGATGTTTTCCACACATACCTACACTCTTACTTGCCAATTCTCCTCTCTCCAAGGGATTGGACAGTGCAAAGTCCTCACACAAACCCAGTGAAAAATTAGAGAAAACGCTGTCACTTGGACCTGTGATAGTAGCacaaaatttttcttcaaatgctCTGTGTACAACAGGTTCTTTTGCTTACCTTTGAAGGTCTGGGTGAGCTGTTTGGACTGGGGATACCTGGGCTTTTGCAGATGGTTGGGAGGGAAACAGAATAACAGGTAAACCCCCCCCCAGATACACTGGATCCATTGGCAGGACTAGTGCAACTTCTCACTGATGTATTGAGTACAAAACCATTTAAGCATTGCTTCCTTATACTGAATAATTCCTTTTACTTCACTAATCCctgtgaatcacagaatcccagaatgttTTGGATTAGAAAGGAACTTAAAGATCAccttgttccaccccctgccatgggcagggactctttccaccatcccaggctgctccaagccccagtgtccagcctggcttggaCAGTGAACCAGAACAGTGATTGTGTGAGGGAATACACAAAAAATTCACTCTCAGCAGTGTCTCTCCATGCCACGCTTGGCTgtgtttccctggaaaaatggCAGGATGCAGGTTATCCTCTGTGGAGACAACACCAGGCAGGATCACAAGATTGGCTCCTCACAGGATCTGAAGATTGGCTCCTCAACTCTCAGAACTGCACAAGAGCCAAATTTTTTTGTGATGATCAGGATATTAATCCAACTAAGACAGATGGCTACTGAGTTAGACAGtgacatttaaaattaacaaaaatcCACGCTGCTCAAATTGGTTTGGTATGTGTCATTCAtgaggcagctcagcccaggctcAACATATGACTTGCCCTGGAAAACTTCTCCATTCAAAAGCTACCACTTACCTAGACCCTCTTCTAACTTACTGAATCAGCAACTCAACCACATGAGCTTCCCAGCACAACTATCTGCAGAAAAGCCTTGTATCCAAGAGTCTGCAGGACAGACTCAGCTTTTATTGATATAAAATATCAGACCTACTGATGGAAAATGACAGTATCAAATTCTGAGTGCTCTGACCTCAGCCCAAATGGCCCCTGAGGTACAGGTCAGGACTGAGCTTCTTTCCATCACACTAAGGAATGTTAATTCAGAAGAGTCCCACAACACTTTAAAACTTATTCAGTAACTATCCTTTAAATAAATGAGTAATCTCTTTATATATCAGATGGTATCTTTGGGCAGACTGGGTATTTTTAT
This window contains:
- the SERTM2 gene encoding serine-rich and transmembrane domain-containing 2, producing the protein MTEIYFKFRGNLTGRVHLPTLATEVDTTADKYSGLYVYVGLFLTLLALLLILLFSMLLRLKHVVSPITSPESTENVQHFTDVEMHSRIPTT